From a region of the Haematobia irritans isolate KBUSLIRL chromosome 4, ASM5000362v1, whole genome shotgun sequence genome:
- the gnu gene encoding giant nuclei, producing MERYAYLQKMPNSPLTPLTPLCENTSFDFNFDGDGSLDVYIEDVRRKHRMEQKRNEDISAPQHGDGHKKPRKDSPVVPRQRYSERFRKIRDIFEPQEPSEKNDIPFRRLHLKNPPKQMHHCCSKKQQEVVHTPKQLSPATTSINNKTRPIIKIIQAVDGKEQNSPKDYVTTPTNVRTPLKQKNHNIMLTLPKQKINNQQQHQHMNSNHKRNQPNDIFLQLQNHSSRNTQNPQRYRVASPVTSKPLCANVSKILHQRGLSMYCGLFQREEIDMFCFKMLSLRDLQGLGISNPKHCDILMAEVYYAQRYF from the exons ATGGAACGCTATGCCTATTTGCAAAAGA TGCCAAATTCACCTTTAACTCCATTAACGCCGCTATGTGAAAATACttcttttgattttaattttgatgGAGATGGCTCTTTGGATGTCTACATAGAGGATGTGAGACGTAAACATCGTATGGAGCAAAAGAGGAATGAAGATATATCAGCTCCACAACATGGAGATGGACATAAAAAGCCTAGAAAAGACAGTCCGGTGGTGCCAAGGCAGCGTTATTCTGAAAGATTTCGAAAAATACGCGATATTTTTGAGCCTCAAGAGCCTAGCGAAAAGAATGATATACCTTTTAGGCGGCTACACTTGAAGAATCCCCCAAAACAAATGCATCATTGTTGCTCAAAGAAACAACAAGAGGTAGTGCATACTCCAAAGCAGTTATCACCAGCAACAACTTCGATTAATAATAAAACTCGCCCGATTATTAAAATTATCCAAGCCGTAGATGGCAAAGAACAAAATTCACCTAAAGACTATGTAACGACACCTACGAATGTACGCACTccacttaaacaaaaaaatcacaataTTATGCTTACATTACCCaaacagaaaattaataatcagcagCAGCATCAGCATATGAATTCCAATCACAAACGAAATCAACCCAAtgatatatttttacaattgCAAAATCATAGCTCTAGAAATACCCAAAATCCTCAACGCTACCGAGTAGCATCGCCCGTAACCAGCAAGCCGCTATGTGCTAATGTCTCCAAAATTCTCCATCAAAGGGGTCTATCCATGTATTGTGGTCTTTTCCAAAGGGAAGAAATCgatatgttttgttttaaaatgcTCTCACTACGAGATCTACAAGGCTTGGGCATAAGTAATCCAAAACATTGCGATATACTTATGGCGGAAGTGTACTATGCTCAgcgatatttttaa
- the LOC142234652 gene encoding uncharacterized protein LOC142234652 isoform X2, which yields MESPKGSNKRQSPVGRTRIPSRVSLLRSIFSPSNHYRPRSPRVVRSNQPIKISSPNIKRHQCNSPKCHQYNGKGQYITKASIKLSQNNFNGPRTCDEDGLVSEVCGGKSELKANSPSGGGFKIGRSLFKLSCKSPRRFGTKAHDNGTYSHDYEKLIKNNNSPRGRRMTKAYQYPRKKEAEAKAFNDGEDKKDCQGKDGKDSNSPTKRSGGNKSSSLLRFTRYSHRNPRIIVTNTSPQKISTDGEDNAGHIVVVENDLNSLELEVEVKKNHETSEESVKIAANQPKETPTIMSDVSTEADAKAFNDGDDKKDSKDSLFSHRNPCEESVEITANQPEETPTIMSDVSAETLNNAVSLECCKPPNAGHIVVLTSDPNSPEYVGVSSEVNDTNTINKDALIMAIEFPNVLRMIVNQPNTHEKVTDLVEQSFDKTTTEGDYQRDFENGILSPQDNPILIDHTEIMTNGKGKPHHDEIIFPKEKGSDDKYMKIGINKTISNEYKNLIPITNNQEINEMNGVLEKNKNNKKTEIETGLNFSQSSILHNNPTKKEKVLKSIGPQISVYEEDFKKVTNDTLAIDDSYKTLALNHMKSENMMGDQENRKVLKLKTKHKDNNSYILILIRFLQVVFLFISYIFSTQYCQGPIRRGKKTTVDNKSKVIAGKLDSTESVLEPLELRFDENLWSSLF from the coding sequence ATGGAGTCGCCTAAAGGATCTAATAAAAGGCAATCGCCTGTGGGTCGAACACGGATACCATCAAGAGTTTCGTTATTACGATCAATATTTTCACCAAGCAATCACTATAGACCAAGAAGTCCACGAGTTGTCAGATCAAATCAACCAATAAAAATATCATCACCGAATATAAAAAGACACCAATGTAATAGTCCCAAATGTCATCAATACAATGGAAAAGGCCAGTATATCACAAAAGCTTCcataaaattgtctcaaaacaattttaatggTCCTAGGACATGCGATGAGGATGGTTTGGTTTCTGAAGTTTGTGGCGGCAAGAGTGAATTAAAAGCCAATAGTCCCAGTGGGGGTGGTTTTAAGATAGGAAGGTCCCTTTTCAAACTATCATGTAAATCACCCCGTAGATTTGGAACAAAGGCACATGATAATGGCACATACTCCCACGATtatgaaaaattaatcaaaaataacaatagtCCAAGGGGAAGGCGTATGACTAAGGCCTATCAATATCCAAGGAAAAAGGAAGCGGAGGCGAAAGCATTTAATGATGGAGAGGATAAGAAAGATTGCCAGGGAAAAGATGGAAAAGATTCAAATAGTCCTACTAAAAGATCAGGAGGTAACAAATCTTCCTCACTTTTAAGATTTACTCGATATTCTCATAGAAATCCTCGTATAATTGTCACAAATACAAGTCCACAAAAAATCTCCACAGATGGGGAAGATAATGCTGGTCATATAGTTGTTGTGGAAAATGATCTCAATAGTCTAGAGCTTGAAGTTGAAGTGAAGAAAAATCATGAAACCAGTGAGGAAAGTGTAAAAATTGCTGCTAATCAACCTAAAGAGACACCTACAATTATGAGTGATGTGTCCACGGAAGCAGATGCGAAAGCATTTAACGACGGGGACGATAAGAAAGATAGTAAAGATTCTctattttcccatagaaatcctTGTGAGGAAAGTGTAGAAATTACTGCTAATCAACCTGAAGAGACACCAACAATTATGAGTGATGTGTCCGCAGAGACCTTAAATAATGCTGTTTCTTTAGAGTGTTGCAAACCCCCTAATGCTGGCCATATAGTGGTTTTGACAAGTGATCCAAATAGTCCAGAATATGTGGGAGTGTCTTCTGAGGTTAATGATACAAATACCATTAATAAAGATGCCTTGATTATGGCGATTGAATTTCCTAATGTTCTTCGTATGATTGTTAATCAGCCAAATACTCATGAGAAGGttaccgatttagttgaacaaTCATTTGATAAGACCACTACTGAAGGAGACTATCAACGTGATTTCGAAAATGGAATTTTATCACCCCAAGATAATCCCATATTAATTGATCAtactgaaattatgacaaatgggAAAGGGAAACCTCACCACGATGAAATTATATTTCCTAAGGAAAAAGGCTCGGATgacaaatatatgaaaattggaATAAACAAGACCATCAGTAATGAATATAAAAATCTGATACCCATAACAAATAACCAGGAAATTAACGAAATGAATGGAGTTCttgaaaagaataaaaacaataagAAAACAGAAATTGAAACAGgactaaatttcagccaaagTTCAATTCTCCATAACAATCCTACTAAAAAAGAGAAGGTTCTAAAGTCGATTGGACCTCAGATATCAGTATATGAAGAAGACTTTAAGAAAGTTACCAATGATACTCTGGCTATAGATGATTCTTACAAAACTCTTGCATTAAATCACATGAAATCTGAAAATATGATGGGTGATCAGGAAAATCGAaaagttttgaaattaaaaaccaaACACAAAGACAACAACTCATACATTTTAATTCTTATTAGATTTTTGCAAGTTGTATtcctttttatttcatatatctTTTCCACCCAATATTGTCAAGGCCCAATTCGTCGTGGTAAGAAAACCACTGTCGATAACAAATCTAAAGTCATCGCCGGAAAATTGGATTCCACTGAAAGCGTTTTGGAACCCCTGGAACTtcgttttgatgaaaatctttggaGTTCATTATTCTAA
- the LOC142234652 gene encoding uncharacterized protein LOC142234652 isoform X1, translated as MSISSFFKSKTQMESPKGSNKRQSPVGRTRIPSRVSLLRSIFSPSNHYRPRSPRVVRSNQPIKISSPNIKRHQCNSPKCHQYNGKGQYITKASIKLSQNNFNGPRTCDEDGLVSEVCGGKSELKANSPSGGGFKIGRSLFKLSCKSPRRFGTKAHDNGTYSHDYEKLIKNNNSPRGRRMTKAYQYPRKKEAEAKAFNDGEDKKDCQGKDGKDSNSPTKRSGGNKSSSLLRFTRYSHRNPRIIVTNTSPQKISTDGEDNAGHIVVVENDLNSLELEVEVKKNHETSEESVKIAANQPKETPTIMSDVSTEADAKAFNDGDDKKDSKDSLFSHRNPCEESVEITANQPEETPTIMSDVSAETLNNAVSLECCKPPNAGHIVVLTSDPNSPEYVGVSSEVNDTNTINKDALIMAIEFPNVLRMIVNQPNTHEKVTDLVEQSFDKTTTEGDYQRDFENGILSPQDNPILIDHTEIMTNGKGKPHHDEIIFPKEKGSDDKYMKIGINKTISNEYKNLIPITNNQEINEMNGVLEKNKNNKKTEIETGLNFSQSSILHNNPTKKEKVLKSIGPQISVYEEDFKKVTNDTLAIDDSYKTLALNHMKSENMMGDQENRKVLKLKTKHKDNNSYILILIRFLQVVFLFISYIFSTQYCQGPIRRGKKTTVDNKSKVIAGKLDSTESVLEPLELRFDENLWSSLF; from the exons ATGAGTATTTCATCATTCTTCAAATCAAAA ACACAAATGGAGTCGCCTAAAGGATCTAATAAAAGGCAATCGCCTGTGGGTCGAACACGGATACCATCAAGAGTTTCGTTATTACGATCAATATTTTCACCAAGCAATCACTATAGACCAAGAAGTCCACGAGTTGTCAGATCAAATCAACCAATAAAAATATCATCACCGAATATAAAAAGACACCAATGTAATAGTCCCAAATGTCATCAATACAATGGAAAAGGCCAGTATATCACAAAAGCTTCcataaaattgtctcaaaacaattttaatggTCCTAGGACATGCGATGAGGATGGTTTGGTTTCTGAAGTTTGTGGCGGCAAGAGTGAATTAAAAGCCAATAGTCCCAGTGGGGGTGGTTTTAAGATAGGAAGGTCCCTTTTCAAACTATCATGTAAATCACCCCGTAGATTTGGAACAAAGGCACATGATAATGGCACATACTCCCACGATtatgaaaaattaatcaaaaataacaatagtCCAAGGGGAAGGCGTATGACTAAGGCCTATCAATATCCAAGGAAAAAGGAAGCGGAGGCGAAAGCATTTAATGATGGAGAGGATAAGAAAGATTGCCAGGGAAAAGATGGAAAAGATTCAAATAGTCCTACTAAAAGATCAGGAGGTAACAAATCTTCCTCACTTTTAAGATTTACTCGATATTCTCATAGAAATCCTCGTATAATTGTCACAAATACAAGTCCACAAAAAATCTCCACAGATGGGGAAGATAATGCTGGTCATATAGTTGTTGTGGAAAATGATCTCAATAGTCTAGAGCTTGAAGTTGAAGTGAAGAAAAATCATGAAACCAGTGAGGAAAGTGTAAAAATTGCTGCTAATCAACCTAAAGAGACACCTACAATTATGAGTGATGTGTCCACGGAAGCAGATGCGAAAGCATTTAACGACGGGGACGATAAGAAAGATAGTAAAGATTCTctattttcccatagaaatcctTGTGAGGAAAGTGTAGAAATTACTGCTAATCAACCTGAAGAGACACCAACAATTATGAGTGATGTGTCCGCAGAGACCTTAAATAATGCTGTTTCTTTAGAGTGTTGCAAACCCCCTAATGCTGGCCATATAGTGGTTTTGACAAGTGATCCAAATAGTCCAGAATATGTGGGAGTGTCTTCTGAGGTTAATGATACAAATACCATTAATAAAGATGCCTTGATTATGGCGATTGAATTTCCTAATGTTCTTCGTATGATTGTTAATCAGCCAAATACTCATGAGAAGGttaccgatttagttgaacaaTCATTTGATAAGACCACTACTGAAGGAGACTATCAACGTGATTTCGAAAATGGAATTTTATCACCCCAAGATAATCCCATATTAATTGATCAtactgaaattatgacaaatgggAAAGGGAAACCTCACCACGATGAAATTATATTTCCTAAGGAAAAAGGCTCGGATgacaaatatatgaaaattggaATAAACAAGACCATCAGTAATGAATATAAAAATCTGATACCCATAACAAATAACCAGGAAATTAACGAAATGAATGGAGTTCttgaaaagaataaaaacaataagAAAACAGAAATTGAAACAGgactaaatttcagccaaagTTCAATTCTCCATAACAATCCTACTAAAAAAGAGAAGGTTCTAAAGTCGATTGGACCTCAGATATCAGTATATGAAGAAGACTTTAAGAAAGTTACCAATGATACTCTGGCTATAGATGATTCTTACAAAACTCTTGCATTAAATCACATGAAATCTGAAAATATGATGGGTGATCAGGAAAATCGAaaagttttgaaattaaaaaccaaACACAAAGACAACAACTCATACATTTTAATTCTTATTAGATTTTTGCAAGTTGTATtcctttttatttcatatatctTTTCCACCCAATATTGTCAAGGCCCAATTCGTCGTGGTAAGAAAACCACTGTCGATAACAAATCTAAAGTCATCGCCGGAAAATTGGATTCCACTGAAAGCGTTTTGGAACCCCTGGAACTtcgttttgatgaaaatctttggaGTTCATTATTCTAA